One part of the Arvicanthis niloticus isolate mArvNil1 chromosome 15, mArvNil1.pat.X, whole genome shotgun sequence genome encodes these proteins:
- the Hilpda gene encoding hypoxia-inducible lipid droplet-associated protein translates to MKYMLNLYVLGVMLTMLSIFVRLMESLGGLLETPLPGNSWITRGQLANTQPPKGLPDHPSRGVQ, encoded by the coding sequence ATGAAGTACATGCTAAACCTCTATGTGCTGGGGGTCATGTTGACCATGCTTTCCATCTTTGTTAGACTGATGGAGTCACTGGGAGGCTTATTGGAGACCCCATTGCCCGGGAACTCCTGGATCACGAGAGGTCAACTAGCCAACACACAGCCTCCCAAGGGCCTTCCAGACCATCCATCCCGAGGAGTACAATAA